One part of the Hydra vulgaris chromosome 01, alternate assembly HydraT2T_AEP genome encodes these proteins:
- the LOC136075367 gene encoding uncharacterized protein LOC136075367: MSNNMFSSLKEKPIFFNRISLIFFSTLLLQVCICVLVCQMQLRAYNATEILSEIHSIQRGMQTNLNLNNVNELIVLGPKNQSLSTLPQNLNSSLVPIKYDIDGTFFIWKILKKSGKISLQNDSYLIIHFDGFYQINAQMQLDYRQPVKLTSFHLCKNDEVIASTKWSSSFDTGAISILIYAKNGDRLSLYSPWMHAKWFISNKVTFFSAHYLGSL, encoded by the exons ATGTCAAACAACATGTTTTCTTCGTTAAaagaaaaaccaatttttttcaaccgtataagtttaatttttttttctacattatTATTGCAAGTTTGTATTTGTGTATTAGTTTGTCAAATGCAATTGCGTGCTTACAATGCAACGGAAATTTTGTCAGAAATACATAGTATACAACGTGGTATGCAAACAAATCTGAATCTTAATAAT gtcAATGAACTCATTGTGTTAGGTCCGAAAAATCAGAGTTTGTCAACATTACCTCAGAATCTTAACTCAAGCTTAGTTCCaataaaatatgatattgatg gtacattttttatttggaagatattaaaaaaatctggaaaGATATCATTACAAAACGATTCGtatttaataattcattttgatggattttatcaaattaatgcTCAG atgcAGCTAGATTATAGGCAACCAGTGAAGTTAACTAGCTTTCATCTTTGTAAAAATGACGAAGTCATAGCATCAACAAAATGGAGTTCTAGTTTTGATACAGGAGCAATTAGTATtcttatatatgcaaaaaatggTGATCGTTTATCACTTTACTCTCCATGGATGCACGCTAAATGGTTCATTTCAAACAAAGTGACATTTTTCTCTGCACATTATTTAGGATCTCTATGA